The Rubripirellula reticaptiva DNA window ACGATAAAGAGAATCCATTTCCGTCAGGCTCGGTCACCCACGGTGCAGCGTCGTCGTAATCCACCGCATCGACGACATTGCCGGACAAGTCGACAAGTTCGACCAGTTCACCGCCGCCGCTCAGTCCGCCGTCGTACTGCTGAGCGACAAAGGGGTTGCCGCCATGCTGGGTGGTGAAACGCGAGAAGTTGTCGGTGAAGACAATATGCTGGCCCGGCAAAATCACCGTTCCGAATTCGATCTTCAAACCAACCGCGTCGATCGTCCAACCAGATAGATCGACCGATTCGGTTGCCGAAGCGTTGTAGAGTTCGAGGAACTCTGCGTCACCATCAAGCGGGTTGTAGTGCAATTCGTTGATCACGATATCGTTGACGCCGCTTGCCGATCCCGGCATGCGGATTTCGTTGGTGAACGCTGTCTTTCGGGCGTCTAACGCTTCTTGGAATTGTTGCGCCCAAAACGGATTTGCAAAGAAATCAGAGCGTCCCCATTTGGCGAGTTCGAGGGTTGAGTTTGTTGCGCCGATTTCAAGTCGCAGTTCCTCGAATCGATTCGTCAAGTTGGTGGTGTCGTCCAAGTAGGTGTCGACCAGCGTTTGCATCCGACGCCAGTACATGTCTTGGAACTCGGGTACTTCGAAGACAGCGTTTAACAGTTCCGCATTGATCGGTTCGGGTGTCGTGAAATTACCTCCGTCGCCGTCATCAGGGACAACCCAAAGTCGATCCAGATCCCATTCGACAACCGACCATCGGCCGGTTTCGTCGTCCAACAGCATGTAGAAGTTCTGGACGCGTTGATCGTCATGTCGCATCAGTGTCGAAAGCGCCATGTGATTGACCACGTTGGGAATATCAACTTTGTCGTACAGAAACGCGGTCTTCGCGTCGGACGGGGGTTGGATCAAAACATCGTTCAACAATTCGATCGAGGTATAGTCGCCATCGTCTGGTGACTTCTTGTCGAACTTGGGATAGCTACCAAAGGCTCCTTCTTCTGCTTTGTAAAACTCGTCGCTGTCGCTGATTCCGTTCACGTCTCGCCAAGCGCCGTCGTACAGTTCTTGGAAGCGAAACACGCCATGAAAGTCGCCGTTCACTTCGGCGCGGACGAAGAATGAATTGGTAATCGAGTTCGTTTCGGCGTTGAAGATGTCCCAGTTGATATCGGGAGTCACAAGGGACCAGTCACCAAAGTCGGCTTGGATTCCCCATTCGTCGACAAGGTAGCTGACACCGTTGGTGCCGATGTCAATGTCGTAGCCCTTGGGCAATTCGAACTTCAAACTCTTCTTAGGATAGAACTCACGCGAGTAGTCGCCACCGCGAACTCGAACCGTTGCGTTGTCGATCACTTCACCGTTGTAATAAACGACCGCCTCAATTTTTGTATTGGTCAGTGCCAAGTCGGTTGTCGTCAGTTCTGTGAATTCGGCTTCGTCGACAAAGAACTGGAACAAGGGCAATTCGTTGCCCACGACATCCGTGGGTGACACGACCACACCAAAGTAGTTGATCGAGTCAGCAAATGGAGCAAAGGCAACGTCCGATTCGATGCGGTACCGGACCAGCGTCCCTGCATCCGCACCGGGCAGGGTTGCCGTCCAGTTGTCGCCTCCGGTACTGGTCATCGCAACCGATTGCTCGCCGCCGAACATGACTTTGTAGATCAGGTTGGCGGACGTGGCGCCTTCGATGGTCGCGGTGATTGAGAAATCCTGATTCGGCAACACGACACTTGGCGTCACAACGATGTCCGTGATCGGATCGACGGGTTGAACACCAAAAACAGAATTGGCTGCCGCAGGTGTTGGTGCGCCGATCGAGGCCTGCCAATTGGTTGCGACGGAGTTATCAAGTGCCCAGTCGCTTAGTTCTAACGAGGGTCCGTTGCCGTCGGGTTGGGATGTCCAGGGCGGATCATCGGTATAGTCGACTTCGTCGATGACGGTAACTCCGTCGGCCGCAATCAACTGCAGCAGTTCGCCACCGCCGCTTAAGCCGCCGCCGGCAAATTCAGCAATCGGGGTTACGCCCCAAGTCGACTGGGCTAGCGCGATCGATGGAGCAACGATGGCGTATTGGCCGGCACCGATTGTGGTTCCCGGCGCAAACGTCAGATCGAAACCGGTGAACGACATGCCACCCAGATCGACCGTCTGGTCACCCGAGTTGTAGAGTTCGAGAAATTCGGCGTCGCCATCGACGACACCGTCCGGTCCCGGGTTGTAGTGGATTTCGTTGATCACCAGCAGACTTGGGTCGCCGCCGGGATCAACGGTAGAACCGGCATACTGAAAGTAACCGTTGGTGTGAAGCGTGTCTGACAAACGGTTTCCCGGAGCAATGCCGTCGACGGACAACCAAGTGCCGGTCGAGAAGACCTCGGGTGCTTCGGTTTGATAGTCGACGCCGTCAATGTTGATCTTGTCGACTCGCAAGTTTCGGTCGATGCCGTTGGCAGGGTCATAGAAGTCGTTTGTGAAAACAATGCGAACTTGGTCGGCGTTCACACCGTCGGCGTCGAACAAATACTGCTGGAAATTGGTGGAGAGGTTGTTGTATGTTGCGACGGTGACTTCGTCGATCTGCAACAACATTTGTTCTTCGCCAGTCGTTCCGGCTGCGCGAATGGTGATCGGCAAGACGGCTTCGTAGGATTGGCGTGTCAGTACATTGAAAGCCAAACCGGCTTCGATGTTGCCGACGTGCTGTTCCAAGTCCCAGTCAGCACCTTGTGACGAAGCACCCGTCTTGTCGGTCGACGCGGCGACATCGGCGCCGGTCAGTTTTGCGAGGGCCTTGATAAACTGCAAGCCTTGCGTGCCCGCACCGGTCTCGCATCCATAGATCAGTATGTCGGCATCTGCCGTCAACGAACGGGACCAGCCTTTGATTTGTCGCTGGTTCGTTTGGACGGTTTCGGTGTCGACCAACTGATTGCCGAGTTGCAATTGCCCAGATTGACCGTGCGCGACGATATGGATGCTGCCGACGTTGGTGCGGCCTGCAAGCGTCTGGCTAATCTGTGATAGCCCATCGCGATTTGGGTCCAGCAGCACCAACTCGTGATCTTGGTGGATTCCATCAAGCAAGTGGCCAATTGATTCGACGCCCGAATCAATGAAGACAATGTTTGAGCATGCATCGGCTTGCACTGGTGACGCCCGCCCGACTTCGGCCGCGACGGGATTAGCTGATGAGGCCGCGGCACTAAGGACGACGCCGCAATCGGCGGCCAACATCACTCGCTTTTCGAGTGATGAAATACTCCACCGATTACCGCCACTTGAACGATGATTCTGGCGACAGGATACGGTTTTGCGGGTTTTGGAGTGACGGATCATGGCGGCTACCTCGAATGGGGGCGGGTTCCTTCTATTTAGAGAGTACAAAACTTTGGGGGGTCTGTGCACACCCGAAGATGGTTGGCCGCACAATTTTTGATGTTTTGATTTGGGAAGCGGAATTGATGTCAAGGAGCCGCTAAGGGTGACATCGCCAAGGGTGTATCGTCGGCGCATAAAAAAACAGCGCTTGCCGGACACAAGCGGTGTACAAAATTGACGGTTTGGACGCTTTCTGAACGATTATTCAGTGCGTGAAGAAGCTAGCAATCCGCTTCGCTGTGCTGGCGAGAGGTCGAAGCGGTCGGCATTCATGACTTTGGTCCAGGCGGCAACGAAGTCGTCTGCGAATTTCGCTTTCGAGTCTTCGCTTGCATAGACCTCTGAAATGGCTCGCAACTGCGAGTTCGACCCAAAAACGAGGTCCACCGAAGACGCTCTCCACTTTGGATCGCCGGTCACGCGGTCGACGCCCTCGAAGAAGTGGTCGCAAACGGCTGACTTTTTCCACACTGTGTCCATATTCAGCAGGTTGACGAAGAAGTCGTTGGTCAATTTGCCCGGACGATTCGTCAGGACTCCTAGTTTCAGGTTGTCCGCGTTGGCATTCAAGACTCGCAAACCACCCACGAGCACTGTCATTTCTGGCGCGGTTAGGTTCAGCAGACTAGCGCGATCAACCAACCATTCTTCCGCCGGTCGGTTGAGTTCGCTGTGCCCAAAGTAGTTGCGAAAGCCATCGGTCTTGGGCTCAAGCGGCTCGAATGATGCAACATCGGTTTGCTGCTGCGAGGCATCAGTTCGCCCTGGCGAAAACGGAACCTTGATTTCATGCCCGGCATCCTTGGCGGCTTGCTCGATGGCAGCCGCGCCGCCCAAGACGATCAAGTCGGCGAGCGAGACCTTCTTACTGGACTGCGAGTTGTTGAACTCGGTCTGGATGCTTTCAAGCTTCTGAAGCACTTCGGCAAGTTGCGCTGGCTGATTGACAGCCCAATCTTTTTGAGGCGCCAGGCGAATGCGTGCTCCGTTCGCACCGCCGCGCTTGTCGCTGCCGCGGAAAGTTGACGCCGACGCCCACGCAGTCTGCACCAACTGAGAAACGGACAAACCAGACTTCAGCAGTTTGCCTTTCAGGTCCGCGATCTCCTGGTCGTCGATCAGAGGATGATCGACGGCGGGCACCGGGTCTTGCCACAATTGCGGTTCGGCGACTTCGGGGCCGAGGCATCGCGAGTGCGGTCCCATGTCGCGATGAGTCAGCTTGTACCAAGCCTTCGCAAACGCCACTTCAAATTCCTTGGGATTGTCGTGGAATCGCTTCGAGATCCTTGCGTAGGCAGGGTCAATCCTCAGCGCCAAGTCGGTCGTGAACATGATCGGTGCATGCGACTTGGAATCGACATGGGCATCAGGGACGGTTCCCTCGGCCGTAGCATCGTCCGGAGTCCACTGATGGGCGCCGGCGGGACTCTTGGTCAGCTTCCACTCGTAACGAAAGAGGTTCGCGAAGTAGTCGTGAGAAAACTGTGCGGGCGTCGACGTCCAAGCTCCTTCAAGGCCACTGGTGATTGTGTCTTCGGCGTTGCCCTTTCCAAATGAATTCTTCCAGCCGAGGCCCTGCTCTTCGATACTGGCGGCTTCCGGGGCGGGACCAACAAACTTACTTGGATCGGCGGCCCCGTGAGCTTTCCCGAACGTGTGTCCGCCAGCGATCAAAGCGACGGTTTCTTCATCGTTCATTGCCATCCGGCCAAACGTTTCACGAATGTCTTTGGCTGCTGCAAGTGGATCAGGTTTGCCGTTGGGGCCTTCGGGGTTCACGTAAATCAAACCCATCTGCACGGCAGCGAGTGGATTGTCGAGTTCGCGATCGCCCTTGTACCGCATGTCGCCGAGCCACTGAGTTTCCGGTCCCCAGTTGATGTCGAGCTGAGGTTCCCAAACATCTTCGCGACCACCGGCAAATCCAATGGTTTCGAATCCCATATTTTCGAGCGCACAGTTTCCGGTCAGTACCATCAGGTCGGCCCAGGAAATTTGCTTGCCGTATTTCTGTTTGATTGGCCACAGCAACCGCCGTGCCTTGTCCAAGTTGCCATTGTCTGGCCAGCTGTTAAGCGGCGCGAAACGCTGGGTGCCGTAACCCGCGCCGCCTCGGCCATCGGCAACGCGATAAGTTCCCGCACTGTGCCAAGCCATCCGAATGAAGAACGGTCCGTAGTTTCCATAGTCAGCGGGCCACCAGTCTTGAGAAGTGGTCAACAACGTGTTGATGTCACTCTTGATCGCTGACAGGTCAAGCTTATTGAATTCGGCTGCGTAGTCGAACGCTTCGCCCATCGGATTGCTTTTCAGCGAATTCTGATGGAGGATTTGCAAGTTCAGCTGGTTCGGCCACCAATCGCCATTCGAATAGACACCTGCCGCGGTATTCCGAGTTTCGGGTGAAGAAATCTCGCCCATCACCGGACAAGTTGCCGTTGGTTTGGCTGTTTGAACCTGTGAATTTACGCTC harbors:
- a CDS encoding DUF4347 domain-containing protein, which encodes MIRHSKTRKTVSCRQNHRSSGGNRWSISSLEKRVMLAADCGVVLSAAASSANPVAAEVGRASPVQADACSNIVFIDSGVESIGHLLDGIHQDHELVLLDPNRDGLSQISQTLAGRTNVGSIHIVAHGQSGQLQLGNQLVDTETVQTNQRQIKGWSRSLTADADILIYGCETGAGTQGLQFIKALAKLTGADVAASTDKTGASSQGADWDLEQHVGNIEAGLAFNVLTRQSYEAVLPITIRAAGTTGEEQMLLQIDEVTVATYNNLSTNFQQYLFDADGVNADQVRIVFTNDFYDPANGIDRNLRVDKINIDGVDYQTEAPEVFSTGTWLSVDGIAPGNRLSDTLHTNGYFQYAGSTVDPGGDPSLLVINEIHYNPGPDGVVDGDAEFLELYNSGDQTVDLGGMSFTGFDLTFAPGTTIGAGQYAIVAPSIALAQSTWGVTPIAEFAGGGLSGGGELLQLIAADGVTVIDEVDYTDDPPWTSQPDGNGPSLELSDWALDNSVATNWQASIGAPTPAAANSVFGVQPVDPITDIVVTPSVVLPNQDFSITATIEGATSANLIYKVMFGGEQSVAMTSTGGDNWTATLPGADAGTLVRYRIESDVAFAPFADSINYFGVVVSPTDVVGNELPLFQFFVDEAEFTELTTTDLALTNTKIEAVVYYNGEVIDNATVRVRGGDYSREFYPKKSLKFELPKGYDIDIGTNGVSYLVDEWGIQADFGDWSLVTPDINWDIFNAETNSITNSFFVRAEVNGDFHGVFRFQELYDGAWRDVNGISDSDEFYKAEEGAFGSYPKFDKKSPDDGDYTSIELLNDVLIQPPSDAKTAFLYDKVDIPNVVNHMALSTLMRHDDQRVQNFYMLLDDETGRWSVVEWDLDRLWVVPDDGDGGNFTTPEPINAELLNAVFEVPEFQDMYWRRMQTLVDTYLDDTTNLTNRFEELRLEIGATNSTLELAKWGRSDFFANPFWAQQFQEALDARKTAFTNEIRMPGSASGVNDIVINELHYNPLDGDAEFLELYNASATESVDLSGWTIDAVGLKIEFGTVILPGQHIVFTDNFSRFTTQHGGNPFVAQQYDGGLSGGGELVELVDLSGNVVDAVDYDDAAPWVTEPDGNGFSLSLIDPALDNNVATNWVASSQINGTPGLANDSSQQTTSVKIFAAGTSGNEILTLEVAGSQVATFKLSDFGGQAGDLSDQNYVELNWATNSLVDPGDIRINFINDRYEPAAGIDWNVAIDRIEVSGVAYQTEAPDVYSTGTYLAADGIVPGYRQSEILHTNGYFQYASIAAVNQLPTSIADLPDVAEGNSVSGNLLNDESESG
- the katG gene encoding catalase/peroxidase HPI, whose product is MIRPTHKHSLRTLANLAVLCIATPAIAQNQPSVNSQVQTAKPTATCPVMGEISSPETRNTAAGVYSNGDWWPNQLNLQILHQNSLKSNPMGEAFDYAAEFNKLDLSAIKSDINTLLTTSQDWWPADYGNYGPFFIRMAWHSAGTYRVADGRGGAGYGTQRFAPLNSWPDNGNLDKARRLLWPIKQKYGKQISWADLMVLTGNCALENMGFETIGFAGGREDVWEPQLDINWGPETQWLGDMRYKGDRELDNPLAAVQMGLIYVNPEGPNGKPDPLAAAKDIRETFGRMAMNDEETVALIAGGHTFGKAHGAADPSKFVGPAPEAASIEEQGLGWKNSFGKGNAEDTITSGLEGAWTSTPAQFSHDYFANLFRYEWKLTKSPAGAHQWTPDDATAEGTVPDAHVDSKSHAPIMFTTDLALRIDPAYARISKRFHDNPKEFEVAFAKAWYKLTHRDMGPHSRCLGPEVAEPQLWQDPVPAVDHPLIDDQEIADLKGKLLKSGLSVSQLVQTAWASASTFRGSDKRGGANGARIRLAPQKDWAVNQPAQLAEVLQKLESIQTEFNNSQSSKKVSLADLIVLGGAAAIEQAAKDAGHEIKVPFSPGRTDASQQQTDVASFEPLEPKTDGFRNYFGHSELNRPAEEWLVDRASLLNLTAPEMTVLVGGLRVLNANADNLKLGVLTNRPGKLTNDFFVNLLNMDTVWKKSAVCDHFFEGVDRVTGDPKWRASSVDLVFGSNSQLRAISEVYASEDSKAKFADDFVAAWTKVMNADRFDLSPAQRSGLLASSRTE